The Henningerozyma blattae CBS 6284 chromosome 9, complete genome DNA segment ttttACTTTGGTTTTATTTACTTCTTTACGTGACTacctttattatttctattttacaCTAATTTGTACATTTTTATGAAGTTccttaaaattatttaaagactagaactatataaatttatttatatttaatacttATAAGTTCCCTATAGATTATTGCTccaaaaaggaaaaaaatagacataaaaataagaatttaagaatttatGAAGTTAAATACCTAAAACCATACCAAAAGTTGTATTAAAAGGCAAGTTTTTATcgaaagaagaaaaaaaattacaataaatattgatatatgGATTTATTAAGTTTTGGTATTAATGCTATATAAAGTTGTATAAAAtcaaatggaaaaaaaaaagaattgaaagaaaagtAAATCAACAATAGGAATGTCTCTCTTTACATTGAATATCGagatatttaattcaaacaTCTTCGAATTCAATATccatatcatcatcatcatcatcattattattattagtatgCTCCTCAGAattattgttttgttttggaatattatttacagATGCAGATTCTTCCACATTTTCTGATTTTGGTATAACTTGTTGTGAATTAGTTTGCTTTTCATCTAGGacatcttcaaattcatcttcaaattctGCTTCTGCcatttcatcttcttcatcttcttctttcaaattattagcTGTTTCACCAAAATCTATTAGTACTTCTTCactttcatcatcatcttcatcgtttatatcattttcatccaTATTCTCTTGACTTGCCTTCTGCTGTTTTTTAGCCAAAGAGGcataatattcattaagTGATCTTTCATTATCTctttcttctaattctttttcagTTAAGACACGATGATGATACATATCATTTCTTTCGCTACCCATGGGTTGGCCCAAAGACATTGCAGCTTGTTGTGTAGTTCTTGGATCgaattcttcatcttcatctaatCTACCTAATGCAGTTTTACCGATTGTACTTTGTTTATGCCATTCTGGAACAGCGTTTTGCTTTCTCTTTTCTTCAGCTTGACGTTCTTGTAATTCACGTTGTGCCACTTCATCACTTGCTGttgtaatattaatatgtAAAGTAGCTTGGGAATTAGCACCTGCTCGTCTACTACTTTCATTACCCAATGAAGTACCCATAATATTTGCCAAATTTGATTCACCTGGTCTAAACATTGTACTACCTTTCTTTGGATTATATGTGTATGCGGCACGAGATTGATTTTGTGGAGGAATTAATCTTGCTAATGCAATTTCAAAtgtattttcttcaattctTGAATCATCAATCTTCTTCAATGAATCGATAATTGGTTGAACTTGAtccattaatttatttaatttatcttgtttttctttattttttttccctgAATCATCTTCAATTAATGGTTCATCACATAATGAACATAAAAATTCTGTTCTatcataatttaataactGAACAGCTTCTAATTGTGTATATTTAGTTTCACAGATCGGACACATATAACCATTTGGAGCCGAATTCTTATCAAGATCATCTTTTAATCTTTGAACCACTTGATGTACTTTCCATTTAATTGCATCAATGGCATGTGGATATTTaatgtaaaaataaactcTTTCCACACTTTTGGAATTAGGTGGATATTCTCTTTGTTTATGTGTAGACAGTAAACCGTCGGATCTCAATCTTGCAACCAATGGACCTAAATCTGTCTTATTAATACCCAGAAGttgttttaaatcttcttctGCCAAGACAGAATGGAATAAAATTGCATCTAATACAAGAACAAAAGAACCACCATAAAACCCTCTAACTACAAACTttagtaaatttttaacaatATCTTCAATAGGTCTGTTATccattcttcaatattcaattagtggaatatatatttctttgataataatttttttccctATTTGGAGCAAAATATAATCTTtaacaatattattgaattactatataaaaggaagaagaaaaaaaaacaaaaacaaattatatatactaatggatttattgttttatcttttaaacgTTACTGTCACTAAAAAGTTTATTTCCTCTTCAATCTTTCaagttttaataattaagttgtataaatttttaatttttttattttttcaaattttaattttcaaaattcaGATATTTCGGACCGAAGTGACAGTAATGGATGTGCCattaaacattttttttttcacatttaaattcaatatttaatggCACGCACTGAgggaaaatatattaatttagaaattctAATCAAGTTGACTAAAATAGAATTGTAGCAGATAGAATCATGAGACCAATTACATACAGGCATACTTGTTCTTTAATAtagttttataaaaaattcgaaaataaaataatcattaggaaaaagaaaaagggCCATGTAACACCTTTTTTGTTTTCCTATCGTATTGGAGTAAAATCGCTAATTAATATCCCATTACGTAAAACAAATTTCCGTTTTTAAATCAACgccaaagaaaaaaagggtTAAGGGATACTTGAAACAAGGCGGATTTCAAAATTCTGTACCTCGTAAGATTTAATTTACAACTCCATCGAAAATATACAACAATAAAAACCAAAAGACAAACAACAATTTATAACCTTGTAAGATAAGATTAGTCTCCTGATATATTCCCACGACggttattttcaaaaaaaaaaaattatctagCACATGATATTCGATTATCTTGGATCGGTAAAGGAAAATTgagaaatgaaaatgagTTACGTTTTAAGGAATTAAGGTGTCTGCTTTTGATCTAATTCCGTTGAACGAAATTTGAAATGAGGAGAGTTGTtgataaatctttaataggGTCGAGAGTTTGAATTACGTAGTAATGTGTAGATTATTTCCGCTGGGTTTGTAAATAGATGTGTAACTTTGTTGACGTAAGCCTATTGGCTAATCAACTTTAGGCTCCCCCCCCCTTAAAATCTAAAGGGATATAAAAAGCAATAGGGGATCTTTAAATCGTATAACAACACcgtaaataaaaaagcattatttttttttttttttttgtcttttgtTAAGATTTTTACTAAAATaccgaaaaaaaaaaatacaatactagaaaattttcaaaacgagatcaaattttaatttactCAATAGTCACTTccaatatttgaaagatacAATCTTATCaacatcatcatcatcattaacaacattatcattatcaaacaTGTTCAGAACTGGTAAAGCTGGTTCATATTcatctaaatatttttatagaaAAGGTCTATCTCATGCGAATGTCGATAGAGCCATTGCGGCTAGTCGTTCACCTCGATTCTTGAAAAGACATTCGATTGGAGGTATTTCAGATGCTAGGTTTATTACTTCATTAACCAAAGACAATGTTTttgattctaataataagaagaaCAATGTGGAGATGACACCAATTGGTATTAAAGcacaaaaattatttgatgaacCAAGGATTTCTAGAGTTACTAAATTACAAATCAAAGATATGCCCATTGAATGTCCATTAGAAAGtttccaattattaaattccccatttttaaataaaggGTCTGCATTTACCTTTGAAGAAAGGAAAGCTTTCAATTTAGAAGCATTATTACCATCTCAAGTGAATACTTTGGAGGAACAATTGGCAAGAGCATATACTCAAGTTTGTGCGTTAAAGACTCCCTTGGAAAAAAACGATTTTATGACTTCGATGAGAGTACAAAATAAAGTTCTTTATTTTGCATTAGCCAAGAGACATATTAGAGAATTATTACCCATCATTTATACTCCAACTGAAGGTGatgctattattaattactCTAGTAGATTTAGGAAACCAGAAGGgttatttttagatattaATGATCCTGATTCTATTGAGAAGAGATTATTGACATGGGGTGATTCTGAAGATATTGATTACATTGTGGTTACAGATGCCGAGGGGATCTTGGGGATTGGTGATCAAGGTGTTGGTGGTATTAGAATATCTGTTTCCAAATTAGCATTGATGACGTTATGTGGTGGTATCAATCCTGGTCGTGTGATGCCAGTTTGTTTGGATGTGGGgactaataatgaaaaattattaaatgatccATTATATATGGGTAATAAATTTGCTCGTGTGCGTGGACCTAAATATGATGAATTTGtagataaatttattaaagcaGTGACAAAGAATTTCCCGAATGCAATTTTAcattttgaagattttgGTGTATTGAATGCCAAGAggattttaaataaatatcaacCTGTATTACCATGTTTCAATGATGATATCCAGGGGACCGGAGCAGTTGTGATGGCTTCTTTGATTTCTGCATTAAGGTTTATTGATAAGGATCCTAAAGAGATGAAAGTGTTGATCTTTGGTGCAGGATCTGCAGGGATTGGTATTGCGGATCAAATCACTGATTATTTGACACATGCATTAAAGATGGATATTAAAGATGCAAGAGaacatatttatttgatggATCGTTTTGGATATATTGATACATCGATTAGAGATAAATGTAATGAAGGTCAATTACCatatattaaagaagaGACGAATGATTGGGGAAATGGTGATCGTAGTATCTTGAGAGATGTTGTTGAGAAGATAAAACCTTCATGTTTAATTGGTTGTTCGACTCAAGCTGGTGCGTTTAATGAAGATGTAGTGAAGACGATGTACAAATATAATCCAAGTCCCATAATTTTCCCATTATCTAACCCTACAAGATTACATGAAGCTGTGCCTGAAGATTTGTTTAAATGGACTGATAATAATGCATTGGTTGCTACAGGTTCACCTTTTGAAGCTGTGAATGGATATATTATATCTGAAAATAACAATTGTTTTACATTTCCTGGGATTGGATTGGGAGCTGTGTTATCACGTAGTAAAGTGATTTCTAAATCGATGATTGCAGCAGCAATTAGTCAATTATCGAAATTATCACCCATAGAGACACATAATAGTGCCAAGATGGGGTTATTACCTGGTCTTGAAGATATTTTCGAGACGTCTGCTAAAGTTGCCACTGCAGTATTATTGCAAGCTATAAAGGAAGGATCTGCCAGGATTGAAGAAGAGTTTGAAAGTGAGGGAGAAAGTGGGGGAGAAAATGAGGGAGAAAATGAGGGAGAAAATGAAGGTAAGAAAATTAGTGTTCCAAGAGATTTCTATCAATGTTTAGAATGGGTCAAGAGTCAAATGTGGGTACCTGAATATCGTCCAATGATTCGAGTTCATTGGGATGTGGAAGGAGAGGTTGAGGGACAAGAGTAAGGGCGTAGGGCGTAGGGCGTGGGGCATATGGCGTATGGCGTGGGGCGTAGAGCTATGTGGAATGTGCGATACGCGATACGCGATGCGCGATGCGCAATGTTATGCAGATGTGTATATGTATGTGTATGTATAAGATATTGGACTAGATTATATATGActtgtaaaaaaaacaacatgACGATTATGCAAAATGGAATGCTCTTTCaccatttttcaaagcCAAAATGTTTCTGACGTCGGTGGTATGTCTTAGGGATTCCAAGAAGGGGAGGAGAGTGAGCAATTCGGTGTCGGTTGGGTCGGAGATCCAACCTTGTACTTGGATTGCATTATCTACATTCATGGCAAAACTGATTGGAGAATTATCGATCAAGATGAGTTCGTTCAATGTGGATTGATTGTCGGTGTTCAAGACGGAGAGATCTTTTATGTAACCGATACCGTCTCTTAGAATACAATGGTTTCTATATAATCTTTTTTGGAAATTGCCGTTGAAGGAATCTTCCAGCCAATCGATGACAGGGTCTGCGTATTCTTTCATAGATGCAGTGAAGATGATCAAATCGTACCAATCGGAGACTAGGTTTAAGAAGTGATCACAATAGGGTCTTTTGTAGACGTAGTAGAGGGAGGAAAGCGGGAGTGAGGGGCCAGGGGCAGAGGTGGGGGCAGAGGTGGGGGTAGGGAACTTGACTTCTATAAGATGATAATTGGAGATTGTTGAAGAAGAGATATTTCTTGACATTGAATGGATCAGAGTTTCGTCCAAGTCCAGGATCAATTTCTTCCGTTTGTTAGTTTTGAGAATGGAGTTTGGGATCAATTTCTTGGGGAAAAGAAAGCGGCCCATGTTTTTGGAGCCGATGAAGTTGGAGGTTAACGAATAGACAGATTTGTTTtggattttcttttgtttaatCACCAGCGGCGAGGGCGAAGTGGCAGGCGGAGTGGCAGACGGAGTGGCAGCCGCGGAAGTGTTTTTCTTCTCCAAGAGCGACCCCTTTATAGAGTCTGTCTGCAGGATGATTTCGTCATTGGAATTGAGGTCATCGAGGTCTGTGGCGGAAGAGGATGCAATTTTCGGATCGATCAAGGGAGGAGTATCCTTATACTTTCTATTGGTATGTTGTTCTATGAGCAACAGCGGGAAGGTGAAGATGTACCAGAGAAAGATCAGTGGTTTTATGAGTATGGCAAAGAGTTTGTAGAGTAGGGGTAGCTGTGGCTGGGGCTGAGGGGGGGGTTGTTGAGATGTGTTGCTCGGTTTTGATTGGATTGGGGTGTCCGGCGTGGGGGCAGGGGCAGGGGCATTTTGCAATGGCAAGAGCAAGTTATTGTATAGATACGTGATAGCGTTCATGATGCATTTTGCAAGGCTTATTGGATTGGAATACAgtattgatgaaatttaatttttatcgTTCAATTGTTGAGCAAGGCGAGCGGAGCGAAACGAAAAGCAGGACGAAAAGCAGGACGGAAACGGAGCGGCAAACGGAACGGCAAACCGAGCGGCAAACCATTCCTGGCAACACACGTAATTAAGCATACAGCTTCACACACCCACATTCGTGCAACCGTACAATGGCACAAACAGCAATGGCACAAACAGATGAGGGGTTTTTGGTAGAATCGGGCATTGACTCCTGCCGCACCGAGATCTGCACAGATCTCGGGCAGATCTTCCAAGCAAGCGACAAGCACGGCAGGCCAGCTGGCAGCATGGACAACCACTGTGCCAGAGTGCATAAAGACGCAGAGATGACACGTCGCGGTTATGCAGGCGCCACACGGACGGCACACGCTACTAATGTTGGTATGGCCAGGCACGGTGCCTCCGCGGAACGGTATGCACGATCTGGCGCGGTCTGGCGCGTTCTCGCTTCTGTTGCCCGGAGCGGAAGGCGGTGGGCCGTGGGCGGTCTGCGTTCAGCCGTTCGTGCCGAGTCAGCCGAGCCGAGTCTGCACATGCTGCGCATGCCCCGCGAAGCGCTTGCAGGGTGCAGGGCAACACACTGTGGCCTATGCGGAGTCGTTGCCGTTGCCGTTGCAGTTGCCGTGGCCTGGCCTCTGCCTGGCCTCTGCCTGGCCTTATCGGTCCTCAAGGCAACCGCCCCGCGTGGTAGCGCCGCAGCGGGCACGTGCGGGCGCCAAAGCGGCAAAACTCGCGAGCCGGGAGTGCCCGGGAGTGCCGTGCCATCGGGTGTGGCGGGGTGTATTTGGCGCCTGCACTGCCATTCTGCTGGTCCACGCTGGCGCGCCCACAGCATTATCTGCTCAGCAACAGCTTGCCCAACAGAATTGCCCAGAAAAAAACCCAATATCAATCTCAATATCAATTTAGATATTTGTAAAGTTAAAACATTTATCGGTGCCTGGCGTGTTGCATTGCCCTGGCCGAGCCGGATCTGGCTACGGTGACGGAAACGGCAAGTGCGACGGAAACGGCAACGGCGACGGCGACCGCGAGGGTGCCCCGGCGCATGCCTGCGCGCTGTTCTGGGGACGGGCCGCACAATGCACAGGCACGGCGGGGAGCCGCACAGAGGCGAGCGCAGGGGCGAGCGCAGCGCAGCGCAGACGCCCGCGCAGGCGCCGGCCCGGGGCACAGATATTTCCGTTTGCAGCACACGATATCTCGCCGCACCCGCGACGTGCCTGCGGCCGCTCTGTGCAGCCACGCGGCCCGCACACGGCCCGCACACGGAGCTCGCGCCGTGCCCGCCACGGCCCACGCGATTGCTGTTGCGGCTGTGGTTGCTGCAATGTGGCCCCTCCAAGCTCGCCGCGCCGTATATATACCGATCGCGATCCCCACGCATTGCTGGTCTGCTCGAGCCATTCCGCTTAACCTTATTTCTGGCCAGGAACTCCCTGCCACCTTTCCTGCGTTTTCCTCAGTTTTCCTTTGCCGTTCTCTGTCTAGCCCTCTTTTCTCTCTTTTCTCTGTTTGCAGTCCTTTTGTCTACGTCTTCCTTTGACTTTGTGTCTCTGTGTATCTGCTCCGATCTCTTTCTCTGTAGTCGTGCCGCCCAGTTCTAGTCCCCTTATTTAATTACTCAGCAGTCTCTGCCCGCTGCCCTCTGCCTAGCTCATCCGCACACACACACCCCCCGCCCATGAACGTCCCTAAACCAAATGCCACAAATAATACGGCAAGTCAAGACCCTTTGAACATCCCCTTTCTAAACTCAAACAGTCTTCATTTGCCATTGCAAGCCGCCACTGCTGCTGCCGCCGCCGCAAACGCCCAGACACAGAATTACAACCCCTTAAGCTCTATCAATTCCCTCAACAGCTATTCCACACATACCTCGTCCAACACATACTCCAATAACAATTCTCTTCAACAGGCGTACTTGCCCTTTGCCAATTCGAACGCCGCAAACTCTTTGTATACTCAACCTGCCTTCAATTATCCCTTGGCCACTTCGACCACTTCTGCGTACAATTATACTACATCCAACCCAAACACGACGAATGCCATTGCAAACGCGAATGCGAATGCAAATGCGAATGCCAATGCGAATGCAAATGCCATTGCAAACGCAAACGCAAACGCAAACGCAAACGCAAACGCAAACGCAAACGCAAACTCGTTATCCTCGTATAATAACTCTAATACATCCACTTCCATCAACACAAACAGTAATtctcaaaattatataaatacaaaCACTTCGTCTTCTTCATCGTATCCCTTCCAATTCCAACTACCAGTGACAAACCATGACAATTCCACCATCCCAAGTTCGGCTAATACAAATTCCacaaataacaataactcGTATTTGGATTCCTCAACTTCACTTGACAACTCTTCCAATAATAACTTGTCCATCCCCTCTTTTACCAACCAATTCATAAGAGATAAATACCTCCCAACTTCGCAACATCATTTGCCATTGAACAACACAAATACAAACCCAAACTTGAACTCCTTCCAAAACGTAATCAACCCAACAACCCTCCCTTCATCTTCCATCACCCCACCTCCTTTACAACACCccaattctttaataaacaattccatcttgaataataataataataataatgccaATAATAGTAACAATCATAACAACACGGCTAACCTATTGAATGCTCCTCAATCCGCAATCAATCAAGATATCATCTTCCAATGCCATTTATGTGAGAAATcctttaaaagaaaatcttGGTTGAAAAGACATTTGCTTTCGCATTCCAAGAAGAGAAATTTCTCATGTCCCTGTTGTTTGTCCAAACATAAGAGAAAGGATAATTTGATTCAacatttgaaattgaaacatctcgattatattttgaaaaaattaaataaagatgatttaatcattaaatataatttatcgTCCAATTCTACTACTTTGCACAACAATAATTTGACAAATGGAATCTTGCACGCCCCcaattatcaattgaaattgcCTCTAAACAATTCCAACCTATACGGAATGGGCATCAACAATTTGAATAACCAACTTCATCCAAATACCTCCTCCACTACTTCTACTTCCTCCATTTACGATTATAACGAGTTAAGGTTGGAAAACGTCAAGAAAAATACAGTCACCGTCAAGAAATTGATTAACGATGCTAAAGTCaataaagatgaattgaaaagagTGATCAATTATATCATCAGTGAAGCCAATAAATAACGGgggggaaaaaaaaaagaaattaaagattaaaaaaaattagaaattcCATAagacaataaaaaaaaataaaaacagaATTAAAGCAAAAATAAAcggtttttttttgcaacTTTTGTATACTTAGTTATGTCTTTTACGTTTAaacgtttttttttaaaaatttgtataattattttgtaaaatatattcttcatCTCGCCTTGCCGCGTTTCGCCTCGCCTTGCCGCGTTTCGCTTCGTCTCGTCTCGTCTCGTCTCGCCTCGCCTCGTCTCGCCTCGCTCGCCCGCTTTAAAAACTCCTTAAATAAAGGATTTGCAATCACAATCATTATAAAAGCAAACTCCACACTCTCCAGCCTTTATtccccccccccccccccccaACCCAACCATGCGAATAGATAGTACCACCATACTATTCATCATCCTAATACTCTTTCTCCTATTCTCAGGCCCAGAAAACGATGTCATCTCTTCAGAATACGAATTCAACCAACTCGAATTGTTGAAATCACAATTCCATCAAGAATATCAATCCTTCCAATCAATGGACCCATcaacaaatttcaaaaacatAACTGGTTTCAAACTAAGTTATCAAGACATTTTACAAAACAACTCCATAAACGCAACTTACCCAATCCCAAATAAACCATATGACGATTGGCAACTCTCCCAACGAGATTTACTCCTCCCTCAAGATATTATAGATAAAATAACTTCCGACATTTGGAACGCTTCTTCTTCCGATATATACCCTTTCAATATCACTTCCACTCTTATAGGTGATTTGAATGTCATAGCAAATAACTATTCCATGATACCAATGCCCATTGCCAAATTCTATGATCCTTC contains these protein-coding regions:
- the TBLA0I01470 gene encoding uncharacterized protein, encoding MRGDRDRYIYGAASLEGPHCSNHSRNSNRVGRGGHGASSVCGPCAGRVAAQSGRRHVAGAARYRVLQTEISVPRAGACAGVCAALRSPLRSPLCGSPPCLCIVRPVPRTARRHAPGHPRGRRRRCRFRRTCRFRHRSQIRLGQGNATRQAPINVLTLQISKLILRLILGFFLGNSVGQAVAEQIMLWARQRGPAEWQCRRQIHPATPDGTALPGTPGSRVLPLWRPHVPAAALPRGAVALRTDKARQRPGRGQATATATATATTPHRPQCVALHPASASRGMRSMCRLGSADSARTAERRPPTAHRLPLRATEARTRQTAPDRAYRSAEAPCLAIPTLVACAVRVAPA
- the MAE1 gene encoding malate dehydrogenase (oxaloacetate-decarboxylating) (similar to Saccharomyces cerevisiae MAE1 (YKL029C); ancestral locus Anc_2.529), which translates into the protein MFRTGKAGSYSSKYFYRKGLSHANVDRAIAASRSPRFLKRHSIGGISDARFITSLTKDNVFDSNNKKNNVEMTPIGIKAQKLFDEPRISRVTKLQIKDMPIECPLESFQLLNSPFLNKGSAFTFEERKAFNLEALLPSQVNTLEEQLARAYTQVCALKTPLEKNDFMTSMRVQNKVLYFALAKRHIRELLPIIYTPTEGDAIINYSSRFRKPEGLFLDINDPDSIEKRLLTWGDSEDIDYIVVTDAEGILGIGDQGVGGIRISVSKLALMTLCGGINPGRVMPVCLDVGTNNEKLLNDPLYMGNKFARVRGPKYDEFVDKFIKAVTKNFPNAILHFEDFGVLNAKRILNKYQPVLPCFNDDIQGTGAVVMASLISALRFIDKDPKEMKVLIFGAGSAGIGIADQITDYLTHALKMDIKDAREHIYLMDRFGYIDTSIRDKCNEGQLPYIKEETNDWGNGDRSILRDVVEKIKPSCLIGCSTQAGAFNEDVVKTMYKYNPSPIIFPLSNPTRLHEAVPEDLFKWTDNNALVATGSPFEAVNGYIISENNNCFTFPGIGLGAVLSRSKVISKSMIAAAISQLSKLSPIETHNSAKMGLLPGLEDIFETSAKVATAVLLQAIKEGSARIEEEFESEGESGGENEGENEGENEGKKISVPRDFYQCLEWVKSQMWVPEYRPMIRVHWDVEGEVEGQE
- the TBLA0I01480 gene encoding C2H2-type zinc finger protein (similar to Saccharomyces cerevisiae MOT3 (YMR070W); ancestral locus Anc_2.533); its protein translation is MNVPKPNATNNTASQDPLNIPFLNSNSLHLPLQAATAAAAAANAQTQNYNPLSSINSLNSYSTHTSSNTYSNNNSLQQAYLPFANSNAANSLYTQPAFNYPLATSTTSAYNYTTSNPNTTNAIANANANANANANANANAIANANANANANANANANANSLSSYNNSNTSTSINTNSNSQNYINTNTSSSSSYPFQFQLPVTNHDNSTIPSSANTNSTNNNNSYLDSSTSLDNSSNNNLSIPSFTNQFIRDKYLPTSQHHLPLNNTNTNPNLNSFQNVINPTTLPSSSITPPPLQHPNSLINNSILNNNNNNNANNSNNHNNTANLLNAPQSAINQDIIFQCHLCEKSFKRKSWLKRHLLSHSKKRNFSCPCCLSKHKRKDNLIQHLKLKHLDYILKKLNKDDLIIKYNLSSNSTTLHNNNLTNGILHAPNYQLKLPLNNSNLYGMGINNLNNQLHPNTSSTTSTSSIYDYNELRLENVKKNTVTVKKLINDAKVNKDELKRVINYIISEANK
- the TFA1 gene encoding transcription factor TFIIE subunit TFA1 (similar to Saccharomyces cerevisiae TFA1 (YKL028W); ancestral locus Anc_2.528), yielding MDNRPIEDIVKNLLKFVVRGFYGGSFVLVLDAILFHSVLAEEDLKQLLGINKTDLGPLVARLRSDGLLSTHKQREYPPNSKSVERVYFYIKYPHAIDAIKWKVHQVVQRLKDDLDKNSAPNGYMCPICETKYTQLEAVQLLNYDRTEFLCSLCDEPLIEDDSGKKNKEKQDKLNKLMDQVQPIIDSLKKIDDSRIEENTFEIALARLIPPQNQSRAAYTYNPKKGSTMFRPGESNLANIMGTSLGNESSRRAGANSQATLHINITTASDEVAQRELQERQAEEKRKQNAVPEWHKQSTIGKTALGRLDEDEEFDPRTTQQAAMSLGQPMGSERNDMYHHRVLTEKELEERDNERSLNEYYASLAKKQQKASQENMDENDINDEDDDESEEVLIDFGETANNLKEEDEEDEMAEAEFEDEFEDVLDEKQTNSQQVIPKSENVEESASVNNIPKQNNNSEEHTNNNNDDDDDDMDIEFEDV
- the NEM1 gene encoding Nem1-Spo7 phosphatase catalytic subunit NEM1 (similar to Saccharomyces cerevisiae NEM1 (YHR004C); ancestral locus Anc_2.530), which encodes MNAITYLYNNLLLPLQNAPAPAPTPDTPIQSKPSNTSQQPPPQPQPQLPLLYKLFAILIKPLIFLWYIFTFPLLLIEQHTNRKYKDTPPLIDPKIASSSATDLDDLNSNDEIILQTDSIKGSLLEKKNTSAAATPSATPPATSPSPLVIKQKKIQNKSVYSLTSNFIGSKNMGRFLFPKKLIPNSILKTNKRKKLILDLDETLIHSMSRNISSSTISNYHLIEVKFPTPTSAPTSAPGPSLPLSSLYYVYKRPYCDHFLNLVSDWYDLIIFTASMKEYADPVIDWLEDSFNGNFQKRLYRNHCILRDGIGYIKDLSVLNTDNQSTLNELILIDNSPISFAMNVDNAIQVQGWISDPTDTELLTLLPFLESLRHTTDVRNILALKNGERAFHFA